The Kribbella sp. HUAS MG21 genome includes the window GGCGTGACTGGTCCGGTGGAGCTGGCCGGTCCGGACGACCCGGTGGCCGGGGTCAACGCGGAACGGTTGCGGCTGCTGCTGCGCGACATCTACCACGCGGCGGGCGGCGTCCATCCGGACCTCGACGCGTACGACGCGGAGATGGTGGCGGATCGTCGTACGGCGGTGTTGATCACGCCGGAGCACTTCACCGGCAACCCGTCCGGCGCCGACCACGAGGAGGCCGAGTGAACGTCGCGCCCGGGACCATCCAGGTGTGGTCGGACCTGCTGTGCCCGTTCGCCCATGTCGCGATCCATCGGTTGCGGGCGGCGCGGGCCGAGCTCGGGGTGGAGGTGCGGCTGGATCACCGGACGTTCGCTCTGGAGTTGTTCAACGGTCCGCATTCGCGGCCGGGGACGGACAGTGAGGCAGTCGGGTTGGGGCAGGTGGCGCCGGAGGTCGGGTTCCGGCTGTGGAGTGCGCCCGACTGGACGTATCCGTCGACGGTCCTGCTCGCAGCCGAGGCCGTCCACGCCGCCAAAGCCCAAGGATTGCAGGCCTCCGAGGACCTCGACGCCGCACTGCGCCGCGCCTTCTGGTTCGACTCCCGGCCGATCGGCCACCGCCAGACGATCCTCGAGGTCGCCGCCGCCGTCGAGTCCGTCGACCCCACCGAACTGGCCACGGCTCTGGACGACGGCCGCGCCCGCTCCGCCATCACCCACGATCACACCATCGCCGTGACCGACGCCGTCCAAGGCAGCCCGCACCTCTTCCTCGCCGACGGCACCGCCATCCACAACCCCGGCGTCGCCGTCCATTGGGAGGGCCCGTGGGCTGCCGGCTACCCCATCGCCCAGAACAAGGACCCCGACTGGGCACATCAGCTACTCCGAGCCGCGGCCGCCTAGCGCCGGCCGGCTTGACCTGGAGCGCGCTCCAGCAATGAGGCTGCTGCCATGACCACACCCACGATGGCCCTCGGGACGATGTACTTCGGCACCCTCGTCGACGAACGGACCGCGTTCTCGATCCTCGACCGGTACGTCGAACTCGGCGGAGCCTTCATCGACACCTCCGACAACTACAGCTTCTGGACCTCCGAGACCGGGTTCGGCGGCCAGAGCGAGGCGCTGCTGGGCCGCTGGCTGGCGTCCAACTCCGGGGTCCGGGTCCGCCTCAGCACCAAGGTCGGCGCCCAGCCCACGCGGGTCGGCGGGTTCCCCGACCACCTCGAAGGACTGCGCGAGGACGTCGTGCGCGCGGCCATGGCGCAGAGCCTGGAGCGGCTGGGCGTTGCCGGTGTGGACTTGTACTGGGCGCACGTCGAAGACCCGACGGTTCCGGTGGAGGACCTGGTCGGGACGTTCGGCGGCCTGGTCCGTGACGGCCTGACCGCTCGCTGGGGCGTGTCGAACCACCCGTCCTGGCTGCTCGAACGGATCCGGGCCACCGCCGAACGCGCCGGGCACCCGCAACCGAGCGCGTACCAGCAGCGCTACTCCTACCTTCAGCCCGCCGGCGGCATGGCGGTCGAGGGCCAACCGATCCCGCTGGGGATGCTGTCACCGGACGGGCTCGACTTCCTGCGGCGCAACCCGTCGGTCGA containing:
- a CDS encoding DsbA family protein, whose amino-acid sequence is MNVAPGTIQVWSDLLCPFAHVAIHRLRAARAELGVEVRLDHRTFALELFNGPHSRPGTDSEAVGLGQVAPEVGFRLWSAPDWTYPSTVLLAAEAVHAAKAQGLQASEDLDAALRRAFWFDSRPIGHRQTILEVAAAVESVDPTELATALDDGRARSAITHDHTIAVTDAVQGSPHLFLADGTAIHNPGVAVHWEGPWAAGYPIAQNKDPDWAHQLLRAAAA
- a CDS encoding aldo/keto reductase; amino-acid sequence: MTTPTMALGTMYFGTLVDERTAFSILDRYVELGGAFIDTSDNYSFWTSETGFGGQSEALLGRWLASNSGVRVRLSTKVGAQPTRVGGFPDHLEGLREDVVRAAMAQSLERLGVAGVDLYWAHVEDPTVPVEDLVGTFGGLVRDGLTARWGVSNHPSWLLERIRATAERAGHPQPSAYQQRYSYLQPAGGMAVEGQPIPLGMLSPDGLDFLRRNPSVDGWVYTATLQGRYDRNDRPLETEYRHPGTEARLAALSRVATARGLRPGQVVLAWLASGSPALTPIVGVSSVEQVEEAVEGASTLLTEDELAALDGA